In a genomic window of Passer domesticus isolate bPasDom1 chromosome 3, bPasDom1.hap1, whole genome shotgun sequence:
- the ZUP1 gene encoding zinc finger-containing ubiquitin peptidase 1 isoform X1, whose amino-acid sequence MVLCDVCGRALPCEAAAGRHSRRPSLCRRQPRCPLCAAAAGCDELRRHMETAHPEPGPPGSRSPGAPPECPLCGEAAGRELEEHVRARHGHLLGAPGTDTGNGEQLYECPMCSLTCTNIQILEEHVDLHLEEHNFSEGGNIRDLELAQQLQTEEDERQRSEEEKREREEFQKLQRQYGLDNSGGFKQQFLKNMEREVDRGRMQPFEYHKRKADMMESLASGIDDGRTKTSGVIEALCKYYQSENKDVRRVWLSAGVDHFHSSLGDRGWGCGYRNFQMLLSSLLQNSFYNDCLRDTTLIPSIPKIQSMIEDAWKEGFDPHGASHFNNRLHGSKAWIGACEIYSLLTSLRIKCQIIDFHKPTGPMGTHPRLFEWILHYYSTDNEGGAKVVCTSKPPIYLQHQGHSRTVVGIEEKKNKSLCLLLFDPGCSSQQMQKLLKQNSDGTGLRLLRKFVGSLKEKQYQIVAVDGVLSLEEKADLCSNSGVSYQHCSARSSFRTHFYLNCEITGN is encoded by the exons ATGGTGCTGTGCGACGTGTGCGGCCGGGCCCTGCCCTGCGAGGCGGCGGCCGGGCGGCACTCGCGCCGCCCGTCCCTGTGCCGCCGCCAGCCGCGCTGCCCGCTctgcgccgccgccgcgggctGCGACGAGCTCCGGCGGCACATGGAGACGGCCCACCCGGAGccgggcccgcccggctcccgcagccccggggcgcCGCCCGAGTGCCCGTTGTgcggggaggcggcggggcgggagctggaggagcacgTCCGGGCGCGGCACGGGCACCTGCTGGGCGCCCCGGGCACGG aCACAGGGAATGGTGAACAGCTGTATGAATGTCCTATGTGTAGTCTCACCTGTACAAACATTCAGATTCTTGAAGAACACGTGGATTTACACTTAGAGGAGCATAACTTTTCAGAAG GTGGGAACATTAGAGATCTAGAACTGGCTCAGCAACTCCAGACTGAAGAAGATGAACGGCAGAGATCAGAAGAAGAGAAGCGAGAGAGAGAAGAATTTCAAAAGCTGCAG AGACAGTATGGCTTGGATAATTCTGGTGGCTTCAAGCAGCAATTTCTAAAGAATATGGAAAGAGAAGTTGATAGAGGAAGGATGCAGCCCTTTGAATATCATAAGAGAAAAGCTGACATGATGGAAAGTTTGGCTTCTGGTATAGATGATGGCAGAACTAAGACATCAG GAGTCATTGAAGCATTGTGCAAGTACTATCAGAGTGAGAACAAAGATGTGAGGCGTGTGTGGCTTTCAGCAGGAGTAGATCACTTCCACTCATCTTTGGGTGACAGAGGCTGGGGTTGTGGTTACAGGAATTTCCAAATGCTCCTTTCCTCACTGTTGCAAAACAGCTTCTACAACGACTGCCTGAGAG ATACTACACTAATTCCTAGTATCCCAAAGATTCAGTCCATGATTGAAGATGCCTGGAAAGAAGGTTTTGATCCTCATGGGGCATCTCACTTCAACAACAGATTACATGGTTCCAAAGCATGGATAGGAGCATGTGAAATTTATTCACTGTTAACCAGTCTCAGGATAAA GTGCCAAATCATTGACTTTCACAAACCCACTGGCCCTATGGGTACACATCCTCGCTTGTTTGAGTGGATTTTGCATTACTATTCTACAGATAATGAAGGTGGTGCAAAGGTGGTGTGTACTTCCAAACCACCTATCTACTTGCAACATCAAG GCCACAGTCGTACTGTTGTTGGAATAGAAGAGAAGAAGAACAAAAGCTTATGTTTGCTACTGTTTGACCCAGGATGTTCTTCCCAACAAATGCAGAAACTCCTGAAACAAAACAGTGATGGAACTGGTCTCAGACTACTTCGGAAATTTGTGGGTAGCctaaaagaaaagcaatatcAGATAGTGGCTGTAGATGGGGTGCTCTCTTTGGAAGAGAAAGCT GACCTATGTTCCAATTCTGGGGTGTCATATCAGCATTGTTCAGCACGTTCAAGCTTCAGGACACACTTCTATTTAAACTGTGAAATAACTGGCAACTGA
- the ZUP1 gene encoding zinc finger-containing ubiquitin peptidase 1 isoform X2, whose protein sequence is MVLCDVCGRALPCEAAAGRHSRRPSLCRRQPRCPLCAAAAGCDELRRHMETAHPEPGPPGSRSPGAPPECPLCGEAAGRELEEHVRARHGHLLGAPGTDTGNGEQLYECPMCSLTCTNIQILEEHVDLHLEEHNFSEGGNIRDLELAQQLQTEEDERQRSEEEKREREEFQKLQRQYGLDNSGGFKQQFLKNMEREVDRGRMQPFEYHKRKADMMESLASGIDDGRTKTSGVIEALCKYYQSENKDVRRVWLSAGVDHFHSSLGDRGWGCGYRNFQMLLSSLLQNSFYNDCLRDTTLIPSIPKIQSMIEDAWKEGFDPHGASHFNNRLHGSKAWIGACEIYSLLTSLRIKCQIIDFHKPTGPMGTHPRLFEWILHYYSTDNEGGAKVVCTSKPPIYLQHQGHSRTVVGIEEKKNKSLCLLLFDPGCSSQQMQKLLKQNSDGTGLRLLRKFVGSLKEKQYQIVAVDGVLSLEEKAARCRASQVLTSEKIP, encoded by the exons ATGGTGCTGTGCGACGTGTGCGGCCGGGCCCTGCCCTGCGAGGCGGCGGCCGGGCGGCACTCGCGCCGCCCGTCCCTGTGCCGCCGCCAGCCGCGCTGCCCGCTctgcgccgccgccgcgggctGCGACGAGCTCCGGCGGCACATGGAGACGGCCCACCCGGAGccgggcccgcccggctcccgcagccccggggcgcCGCCCGAGTGCCCGTTGTgcggggaggcggcggggcgggagctggaggagcacgTCCGGGCGCGGCACGGGCACCTGCTGGGCGCCCCGGGCACGG aCACAGGGAATGGTGAACAGCTGTATGAATGTCCTATGTGTAGTCTCACCTGTACAAACATTCAGATTCTTGAAGAACACGTGGATTTACACTTAGAGGAGCATAACTTTTCAGAAG GTGGGAACATTAGAGATCTAGAACTGGCTCAGCAACTCCAGACTGAAGAAGATGAACGGCAGAGATCAGAAGAAGAGAAGCGAGAGAGAGAAGAATTTCAAAAGCTGCAG AGACAGTATGGCTTGGATAATTCTGGTGGCTTCAAGCAGCAATTTCTAAAGAATATGGAAAGAGAAGTTGATAGAGGAAGGATGCAGCCCTTTGAATATCATAAGAGAAAAGCTGACATGATGGAAAGTTTGGCTTCTGGTATAGATGATGGCAGAACTAAGACATCAG GAGTCATTGAAGCATTGTGCAAGTACTATCAGAGTGAGAACAAAGATGTGAGGCGTGTGTGGCTTTCAGCAGGAGTAGATCACTTCCACTCATCTTTGGGTGACAGAGGCTGGGGTTGTGGTTACAGGAATTTCCAAATGCTCCTTTCCTCACTGTTGCAAAACAGCTTCTACAACGACTGCCTGAGAG ATACTACACTAATTCCTAGTATCCCAAAGATTCAGTCCATGATTGAAGATGCCTGGAAAGAAGGTTTTGATCCTCATGGGGCATCTCACTTCAACAACAGATTACATGGTTCCAAAGCATGGATAGGAGCATGTGAAATTTATTCACTGTTAACCAGTCTCAGGATAAA GTGCCAAATCATTGACTTTCACAAACCCACTGGCCCTATGGGTACACATCCTCGCTTGTTTGAGTGGATTTTGCATTACTATTCTACAGATAATGAAGGTGGTGCAAAGGTGGTGTGTACTTCCAAACCACCTATCTACTTGCAACATCAAG GCCACAGTCGTACTGTTGTTGGAATAGAAGAGAAGAAGAACAAAAGCTTATGTTTGCTACTGTTTGACCCAGGATGTTCTTCCCAACAAATGCAGAAACTCCTGAAACAAAACAGTGATGGAACTGGTCTCAGACTACTTCGGAAATTTGTGGGTAGCctaaaagaaaagcaatatcAGATAGTGGCTGTAGATGGGGTGCTCTCTTTGGAAGAGAAAGCT GCTCGTTGCCGTGCTTCTCAGGTCTTAACATCAGAGAAGATTCCTTAA